The Pseudomonas triclosanedens genome has a window encoding:
- a CDS encoding DUF3313 domain-containing protein: MTRLSVVPALLCAGALALAGCSSQKPDASQYSGYLDDYSQLKPATSPSGQPVLRWVDPNLKLNNYSSVLVERPVYFPQPKPTEVVDQKTLNEIPDYLKQQIERQLSSRYRVVQQVDRDTLVLKTAITGVNVSTEGLHAYEVIPIALVVAATTTAIGTRDQDTEVYVEMEALDGATSKPVAKVVRKGAGKSLENTSTHLTLNDLKPVLDGWARDAASFKP; encoded by the coding sequence ATGACGCGACTCTCCGTAGTACCCGCCCTGCTGTGCGCCGGTGCCCTGGCGCTGGCCGGTTGCTCCAGCCAGAAACCGGATGCCTCGCAGTACTCCGGCTACCTCGACGACTACTCCCAGCTCAAGCCCGCGACCTCGCCCAGTGGCCAGCCGGTGCTGCGCTGGGTGGACCCGAACCTGAAGCTGAACAACTACAGTTCGGTACTGGTGGAACGGCCGGTGTACTTCCCGCAGCCGAAACCCACCGAGGTTGTCGATCAAAAGACCCTGAACGAGATACCCGACTACCTGAAACAGCAGATCGAGCGCCAACTGAGCAGCCGCTACCGGGTGGTGCAACAGGTGGACCGCGACACGCTGGTCCTGAAGACCGCGATCACCGGTGTGAACGTTTCCACCGAGGGCCTGCACGCCTATGAGGTGATTCCGATCGCCCTGGTGGTTGCCGCCACCACGACGGCCATCGGTACTCGCGACCAGGACACCGAGGTCTATGTGGAAATGGAAGCGCTGGATGGCGCCACCAGCAAGCCAGTGGCCAAGGTGGTGCGCAAGGGCGCGGGCAAGTCGCTGGAGAACACCAGTACGCACCTGACCCTCAATGACCTGAAACCGGTGCTCGACGGCTGGGCACGCGACGCGGCCAGCTTCAAGCCCTGA
- a CDS encoding inhibitor of vertebrate lysozyme family protein, translating into MSFSRNLLICFLLLTGAGAQALAADADKDAQYRLDELLSSDPQYRQTWQSLIEDESRLPDWVMNLSGTATPMQAVDEQGDKYLVGELCEPHNCADHRLYVAFSWDKEKAYALYVKVPEGLPADKSPSRHASFRWLGDPDEEVKRILDDQLKSDPNWF; encoded by the coding sequence ATGAGCTTTAGCCGCAATCTGCTGATCTGTTTTCTTCTGCTGACCGGCGCCGGGGCCCAGGCCCTGGCGGCCGATGCGGACAAGGACGCCCAGTATCGCCTCGACGAACTGCTGTCTTCCGACCCGCAGTATCGCCAGACCTGGCAATCCCTGATCGAGGACGAGAGCCGTCTTCCTGACTGGGTGATGAACCTCAGCGGCACAGCCACGCCGATGCAGGCCGTAGACGAACAGGGCGACAAATACCTGGTTGGGGAGCTGTGCGAACCGCACAACTGCGCTGATCACCGACTCTACGTGGCCTTCAGCTGGGACAAGGAAAAGGCCTACGCGCTCTATGTGAAGGTCCCCGAAGGGTTGCCCGCGGACAAGTCGCCGAGCCGACATGCCAGCTTCCGCTGGCTGGGCGATCCGGACGAAGAGGTGAAGCGCATTCTCGACGACCAGCTCAAGAGCGATCCGAACTGGTTTTGA